Proteins encoded by one window of Engraulis encrasicolus isolate BLACKSEA-1 chromosome 21, IST_EnEncr_1.0, whole genome shotgun sequence:
- the naa40 gene encoding N-alpha-acetyltransferase 40 — MGRKSNKAKEKKQKRLEERAAMDAVCAKVEAANKLDDPLAAFPVFKKFDRNGLNLQIECKRVAGLPPPTVEWAYELTRANMQTLYEQSEWGWKEREKREEMKDERAWYLLASDGDSAPMAFSHFRFDVECGEEVLYCYEIQLESRVRRKGLGKFLIQILQLIANSTQMKKVMLTVFKHNHGAYQFFREALQFEIDDTSPSMSGCCGDDCSYEILSRRTKHGEASGHGHGGGHCGGCCH, encoded by the exons ATGGGG AGAAAGTCCAACAAAGCGAAGGAGAAGAAGCAGAAGCGTCTGGAGGAGAGGGCGGCCATGGACGCCGTGTGCGCCAAGGTGGAGGCAGCCAAcaag CTGGACGATCCACTTGCTGCATTCCCAGTGTTCAAAAAATTCGACAGAAATGG ATTGAATTTGCAGATCGAGTGCAAGCGGGTTGCTGGTCTCCCTCCCCCTACAGTAGAGTGGGCCTACGAGCTGACCAGAGCCAACATGCAGACACT CTATGAGCAGAGCGAATGGGgctggaaagagagggagaagagagaggagatgaaggacgAGAGGGCGTGGTATCTGCTGGCCAGCGACGGTGACTCTGCCCCCATGGCCTTCTCCCACTTCCGCTTCGATGTGGAGTGTGGCGAAGAGGTGCTCTACTG ctATGAAATCCAGCTGGAGTCGCGGGTACGGAGGAAAGGGCTGGGAAAATTCTTAATTCAGATCCTGCAGCTCATCGCCAACAG CACACAGATGAAGAAGGTGATGCTAACGGTATTCAAACACAACCATGGGGCATACCAGTTCTTCAGGGAAGCTTTACA GTTTGAGATCGATGACACTTCACCCAGCATGTCCGGCTGCTGTGGCGACGACTGTTCCTATGAGATCCTGAGCCGGCGGACGAAGCACGGGGAGGCCTCGGGACACGGGCACGGAGGCGGCCACTGTGGCGGCTGCTGCCACTAG
- the b3gat3 gene encoding galactosylgalactosylxylosylprotein 3-beta-glucuronosyltransferase 3, producing MKMRLKLKTVFVLYFMVSLLGLLYALMQLGQRCDCTEHNTMKDRAIARLRDEVHKLQEEVKRSDIKPSKKSDQPTIYVITPTYARLVQKAELTRLSQTFLHVPQLHWVVVEDAEQPTALVRSLLASSGLAYTQLHTLTPKDRKLQEGDPSWLKPRGAEQRNEGLRWLREMASASRGQQGANAHTAVEDAVVYFADDDNTYSLKLFEEMRDTKRVSVWPVGLVGAMRFERPLVEGGKVVGFHTGWRPNRPFPIDMAGFAVSLRLVLANPEARFDGNAQMGYLESSLLQGLVTMEQLEPKADLCTKVLVWHTRTEKPKMKREEALQKQGLGSDPNVEV from the exons ATGAAGATGAGGCTGAAGCTGAAAACCGTGTTTGTGCTTTACTTCATGGTCTCGTTGCTTGGGCTTCTCTATGCATTGATGCAATTAG GTCAACGCTGTGACTGTACAGAGCACAACACGATGAAGGACAGGGCAATAGCCAGGCTGCGAGATGAAGTGCACAAATTGCAAGAAGAGGTGAAGAGGTCTGACATAAAGCCTTCGAAGAAGTCCGACCAACCCACTATTTACGTCATCACGCCCACCTATGCCAG GTTGGTGCAGAAGGCTGAGCTGACGCGTCTCTCCCAGACCTTCCTGCATGTGCCGCAGCTAcactgggtggtggtggaggacgctGAGCAGCCCACGGCGCTGGTGCGCAGCCTGCTAGCCTCTTCGGGCCTGGCCTACACACAGCTCCACACGCTCACCCCCAAGGACCGGAAGCTGCAGGAGGGAGACCCCAGCTGGCTGAAGCCCCGCGGGGCCGAGCAGAGGAACGAGGGCCTGCGCTGGCTGCGGGAGATGGCCTctgccagcagagggcagcagggAGCCAACGCTCACACTGCTGTGGAGGACGCCGTGGTGTACTTTGCGGACGATGATAACACATACAGCCTGAAGTTGTTTGAAGAG ATGCGGGATACTAAGCGCGTGTCGGTATGGCCTGTAGGCCTAGTGGGGGCGATGCGGTTTGAGCGCCCGttggtggagggagggaaggtggTCGGCTTCCACACGGGCTGGCGCCCCAACCGCCCCTTCCCCATCGACATGGCCGGCTTCGCCGTGTCCCTGCGCCTGGTCCTGGCCAACCCGGAGGCCCGCTTTGATGGGAACGCCCAGATGGGCTACCTGGAGAGCAGCCTCCTGCAGGGGCTGGTGACCATGGAGCAGCTGGAGCCCAAAGCTGACCTGTGCACCAAG GTGTTGGTGTGGCACACCCGAACAGAGAAGCCAAAGATGAAGAGGGAGGAGGCGCTGCAGAAGCAGGGCTTGGGCTCGGACCCCAATGTGGAGGTGTGA